The sequence TGGTAATGCTGACGACGTTCCTGGGAGTGCTGGCGGTGCTTTCGTCATGGTCGGCAATCCACGAGCGCGTCAAAGAGTATTACATCTTCATGCTGCTCTTGCAGACCGGCATGCTCGGAGTCTTCTTCTCGCTCGATTTCTTCCTGTTCTACGTTTTCTGGGAAGTGATGCTGGTGCCGATGTACTTCCTCATCGGCGTGTGGGGCGGCCCGCGCAAGCTGTATGCGGCCATCAAGTTCTTCCTCTACACGCTGGCGGGCAGCGTGCTGATGCTGCTGGCCATTCTGGCGCTGTGGTTTATCCACTACCATCAGACGGGCGAGCGCAGCTTCGAAATCATGAGGTTCTACAACCTCGACATTCCGTTCCACATCCAGCGGTGGCTGTTCTTGGCCTTCTTCGTCGGCTTCGCGATCAAGGTGCCGATGTTTCCGTTCCACACGTGGTTGCCCGACGCGCACGTGGAGGCGCCGACGGCGGGCAGCGTCATCCTGGCAGGCGTCTTGCTGAAAATGGGCACCTACGGCTTCGTGCGCTTCAGCCTGCCGCTGTTCCCGGAAGCGATGATGTGGTTCCTGCCGTACGGGATCACGCTGGCGGTTATCGGCATTGTCTACGGCGCGCTCACGGCGATGATGCAGCCGGACATGAAGAAGCTGGTCGCCTACTCGAGCGTGAGCCACCTCGGCTTTGTGATGCTGGGCGTGTTCGCGCTCAATCAGCAGGGCATCGAGGGCGGCATCCTCCAAATGATCAACCACGGGCTGAGCACCGGGGCATTGTTCTTGGCCGTCGGCCTCATTTACGAACGGCGGCACACCCGCATGATCAAGGACTTCGGCGGGCTGAGCAAGCAGATGCCGGTCTATGCGGCGATGTTCATGATCGTGACGCTTTCCTCGATCGGGTTGCCGGGGCTCAATGGGTTCATCGGCGAATTCACGATTCTGGTTGGCGCGTTCAAGGCGCTGTGGATGAAATCGGTCGTCGTGAACGAGGCTATCTCGACGCTGATGGTGCTTCTGGCCACCAGCGGCATTGTTCTC is a genomic window of Candidatus Abyssobacteria bacterium SURF_5 containing:
- a CDS encoding NADH-quinone oxidoreductase subunit M, producing the protein MGLQVPILSIITYIPVVGALIIMLFLRRDTTIKWFANVVVLVDFIVSLRLVSGFVKDRHVLQFVERADWIQSLGVQYFFGVDGISILLVMLTTFLGVLAVLSSWSAIHERVKEYYIFMLLLQTGMLGVFFSLDFFLFYVFWEVMLVPMYFLIGVWGGPRKLYAAIKFFLYTLAGSVLMLLAILALWFIHYHQTGERSFEIMRFYNLDIPFHIQRWLFLAFFVGFAIKVPMFPFHTWLPDAHVEAPTAGSVILAGVLLKMGTYGFVRFSLPLFPEAMMWFLPYGITLAVIGIVYGALTAMMQPDMKKLVAYSSVSHLGFVMLGVFALNQQGIEGGILQMINHGLSTGALFLAVGLIYERRHTRMIKDFGGLSKQMPVYAAMFMIVTLSSIGLPGLNGFIGEFTILVGAFKALWMKSVVVNEAISTLMVLLATSGIVLGAAYMLWMFQRVMFGKLENPENMKLKDLNLREAMTLIPIIFLCFWIGVYPKPFLKFMEAAVANTVEITNPVAAAEEKALMQEQLAREEAKASGQAHAMPAHSEHADEGEPVHGSAGEGARQLEEASGEVMPVQADSHASAHESGHPVH